In Arcobacter sp. F2176, a genomic segment contains:
- a CDS encoding ATP-binding protein gives MRIEKLHIYGYGKLENVEMDLSLLTVLYGENEAGKSTIRSFMKSIL, from the coding sequence ATGAGAATTGAAAAACTCCATATTTATGGGTACGGAAAATTAGAAAATGTGGAAATGGATCTTTCCTTACTGACGGTGTTATACGGTGAAAATGAAGCGGGGAAATCGACAATTCGCTCGTTTATGAAAAGTATTTTGTT